The following proteins come from a genomic window of Astatotilapia calliptera chromosome 11, fAstCal1.2, whole genome shotgun sequence:
- the LOC113032309 gene encoding trace amine-associated receptor 6: MIESSKPTMLDRTEQAHCTVCCCTLANKILMVLFMVLLIFATLFGNLVTLAVVLGTKHFHTPQGYLKASLAVADLAVGIFVVPLSVYAEVYLMVTDSAPEWTSYNSQSVSFHPCNIIGPIFAGCTLVSITTIFFLTIERSIAVLRPLHKDSVITRKRTTILIVLSWVGSFFLAVCPIVFSSEIALEYNSCSRMCNYALGTIGKFPSQAWNILLLFPTFDFTLLGGTVVINIISLSSIRQHSRRRKHLAESESQSTTKPTFSDIKAAKTIGTLTVAFTVSFTPIAVFVVGNVLGNKWCNFSFFAFWILATNSCWNVIIYSVRDQKFRLRAQKLLMPFHRKNTTKT; this comes from the coding sequence ATGATTGAGTCCAGCAAGCCGACCATGTTGGACAGAACTGAACAGgcacactgcactgtgtgctgcTGCACTCTGGCCAACAAAATCCTCATGGTGCTCTTCATGGTGCTGCTGATCTTTGCCACCCTCTTTGGAAATCTGGTGACTCTTGCTGTGGTTCTGGGAACCAAACACTTCCACACACCGCAGGGATACCTGAAGGCATCCCTCGCCGTGGCTGATCTGGCAGTGGGAATATTTGTGGTCCCGCTTTCCGTTTACGCTGAGGTTTATCTCATGGTCACTGACTCGGCACCGGAGTGGACCTCGTACAACTCACAATCGGTGAGTTTTCACCCATGCAACATCATCGGCCCCATCTTTGCTGGGTGCACTTTGGTCTCCATCACGACTATTTTCTTTCTGACGATCGAGCGAAGCATTGCCGTGCTCAGGCCTTTGCACAAGGACTCGGTGATTACTCGTAAAAGGACCACGATCCTAATTGTCCTCTCCTGGGTGGGAAGTTTCTTCTTGGCTGTGTGTCCGATAGTTTTCAGCAGTGAAATTGCTTTGGAGTATAACTCCTGCAGTCGGATGTGTAACTACGCTCTGGGTACAATCGGCAAGTTCCCAAGCCAGGCCTGgaacatcctcctcctcttccccacGTTTGACTTCACCCTCCTTGGTGGCACAGTGGTCATTAACATCATTTCTCTTTCCAGCATCAGGCAGCACTCAAGACGCAGGAAACACTTGGCTGAGAGTGAAAGCCAAAGCACGACCAAACCCACATTCTCAGACATTAAAGCAGCCAAAACCATAGGGACTCTAACTGTGGCTTTCACTGTATCGTTCACTCCAATCGCTGTCTTTGTGGTCGGGAACGTTTTGGGGAATAAATGGTGCAACTTTTCCTTTTTCGCCTTCTGGATTTTGGCTACCAACAGTTGCTGGAATGTCATTATTTACAGCGTGAGGGATCAGAAGTTCAGGCTGCGGgcacagaaactgctgatgCCGTTTCATAGAAAAAACACCACCAAAACTTAA